The Leptospira mtsangambouensis sequence AAAATCCTGATTTATCACAATGTAACTCCCGAAGATTTTTTTACAGGTTATGATCTTAAATTTTCTTATTTGCTACGCAAAGGTAGAGAAGATTTAGAAATGATTCGTGATATCTTTCATCATTCATTTGCAGTATCAAACTTTAACTTGTTAGAACTCCAAGAACTTGGATTTAAAAACGCAAGATTACTTCCTCTACACTTGAACTTTCAAAAATGGAAAGATGTTCCAAGAGATCTTAAATTAAAAACTTTTGCCTACCCTTCCTTTTTATTCGTAGGCCGCATTGCCCCTAACAAAAGACAAGATGATTTGATTCGGTTTGCCAGAACTTGGAAATCAAAAATGGGAAATCAGTTTTCTATGCGAATGTTAGGTTTTTGTAATCCAAACCAACAATCTTATTTGGATGAACTGAATTTTATGATTCATCATTTGGATCTTTCTGATGAAGTAAAAATTATCTCTTATGTAGATGAAACTATGTTAAAGAAAATCTACTCGGAAAGTAATATGTTTTTGTCTATGAGTGAACACGAAGGATTTTGTGTCCCACTAATGGAAGCAATGTATTTCCATTTACCAGTGGTTGCCTTTGCAGCAGGAGCAATTCCTGAAACATTAGATCATTCAGGAATTCTTTTTGATTCTAAAGATTTTGATTCCCTAGTTCCTTTAGTTGATACAGTGTTCCAAAATTCTGAATTCCGAAATTCAATCATTGGTGCTCAAAATATTAGATTGGATGATTATTTAAAATCTACAAGTATTCTCCCCATTCTCGAAGTTGTGAGAAACTAAAATTGGCAAAAATATTAATCATCACTGCACGATTTTTGGAACAAGCTTCGGGAGGAGCTGAAAAATTAGCTTACGATTATGCATCCATTTTATCTGAATTTAATGATGTAACGGTTTGTACATCTTCTGCTAAAGATTATGTAAGTTGGAAAAATGAATTTCCCAAAGGGGACCGAGTTGAAAATTCGATTCGTGTGAAACGTTTTCCTGTCACACAAACACGAAACATAAAAAAAATGAACCATCTATTAAACCAATGTTTAGAAAAAGGTGATTCTGTTTCAGAAAAAGAACAATGGGAATTTCTAAAAGAACAAGGACCTTTTTGCCCAGACTTAGTCAAATATGTAACCAAAGAACAAAAATCATATGACCTAGCCATTTTAATAGGATACCTTTATTATCCGGTTGTGGCAAGTATTCCTAATTTAGAAATACCTTTTGTCATTGTTCCGACCTTCCATGATGAACCTCCATTCCGCCTTCCTATCTATCGAAAAACATATTCAAATCATTATTTTTATAGTTTCAATGCACCAGAAGAATTGTCAGTTTACGAAAGTTATTCAAAACAAAAACTTAGTTCTTATTTTTTGATTGGAACGTATCTTGTTGATCGTTTTGAAAAAGAAAAATCAAAAATTTCTAATTCAAATCAATTGATTACCATCGGTCGTATTGAACCGGCCAAAGGATATCCAGACCTTTTTCATTATTTTGAAAATTGGAAACTTTATTCCAATAGAACAGATGTAAGTATAAAATGTTTAGGTTCTATTTCCTCTTTGGAAATTCCAAAAGACCCTTTGATCACATTTACAGGATTCGTAAGTGAAGAGGAAAAAATTTCTGAAATTCAAAAATCCTTTCTTTTATTAAATCCATCTGCTTTTGAGAGTTTTTCGATTTCCATAATGGAAGCTTGGATTCAGGAAAAACCTGTTTTGGTCAACGCCAACTCATCTGTAATGCGAGGACATTGTTTAAGAAGTCAAGGTGGGTTATATTATTCGGATTCTCTTTCATTCCAACGAACCTTGGATTTTCTTTTGGAAAACCGTGACTTAGCCTGCCGGTTAGGCAGGAATGGAAGAGAATATGTTTTGAAAAATTTTACGAAAGATGTGATTCGTAACAAACTAAACCAGATGGTTAGTATACTACTCGGTTGATCTGCCCTTCAAATTCAGCTAATAAATATTCATGAACAAGACCGTTCGAAGCAAGTAAACTAGGAATCAAAATTGAAAAATCATTTCCATCCATTGAAGTAATTTTTCCTTTCGCTTCTAAGACAATTAATCCTGCAGCGGCCATATCCCAAGGTTTTAATCCAAGTTCATAGTAACCTTCAAACTTTCCTTCAGCTAACCAACATAAATCGAGAGTGGCCGCACCAGTTCTACGAATTCCACGAGATTTTTGCAAAATGGATTTATAATATTGCATGAGTGTATCTAAAGACAAGTTCCTATCATAAGGAAATCCTGTTACAAAAAGAGAGTCTTTCAGGGAACTTGTTTTGGAAACTTGGATTGGAGTTTTTTCTCTGAAAGCTCCTTGCCCTTTGATTGCATGGTAATAGGTATTTAGTTCCGGAAAAAAAACCATTCCAATGACAGGAGTCATTGATTCTGTTTCCACAACTCCAACAGATATTCCATACAATGGCAAACCATGAGTGTAATTTGTGGTTCCGTCCAATGGATCCACAACCCATGTATAACCAGATTTACCATCAATCTTTCCACGTTCTTCCGATAAAATTCCATCTAGAGGAAAGTTCTTTTGAATTTCATCCAGAATCATAGACTCGGCTTTTAAGTCTGCTTCTGTGACCAGATTGTACAGACCCTTTTCATCAACCTTCAGTCCAGACTCTTTGTGTTTTTGGACCAAAAACTCGGCAACTTCTGGAAGGAAGTTTAAAAAATGATAAGATCTATCAAGTAATTCAGATTGCATCAATACCCACCAAATTCGATGTTTTTCTTCATTGCGGTGATCTCAACATCTAAATTTAGGGTCTCATCTGCCTTCAGTTTATTTCTTACTTGCTCCGTCGTTTTGATGACCTCGCTTAGTAGAGAACTTAATTCTGTTTTTCTTTTTTCTGATTCTGGTGAATTAACTTCAGAACTCAATTGATTGTATTGGTTTAATATTTTGGAAACGGTTTCAGGAAAGTAATTCAAAAATTGTTTGGCTTTTCGATAGGAAAGTGGATCATCCGCAAGTTTTACACGCAAATCAGAAAGAGAATGTAAGTATTCATTACATAGTCCTTGCAAATTGAGATCCTTAAGTGATTTGGACTCCTTTTCCGTCGTGATTCGAAATCCATCCAACTTTTCCATTTGTGATTTGTATTCACTAAACTCTACTTTATCTTCAAATTTTTTCTTAAGTTCATTCCAATTTTCTTTTGTTTGGTTAGATGAAAAAAGAAATGGAAAAAAACTAAATGGATAATGATGCGCTTTCCCGATGGTGGTCCGATAAATGGCAATTCCTAAAAAAACAACATGAATGAAGGCCATCAAGACGTATGAAAATACAAGCAAAACTCGATCATTACCAAACTTAGTACCAAATCCAAAAAAACCAAGAGACAACAATGCTTGCAAATAAATTGCTTCTAACGATTGCTTTGCGGAATAAGAAGACTTATTTCTAGAAAGCCAAAGAACAAAAGGATAAACCATTGCACCGATTGATGAGATAAAAAATGGAAAAGGCAATAAAGCCATAGGATAAGTTAAAATTGTTGAAAGATGGGCACGTCTGGCCCATTTCCTTTCTTCTTGATTTTGTTCCAATTGTACTTCTGACATTCTATTTTGATTCCAAGAGTTTTTGTTTGATTTCAGACTCAATTTTGATCATTTCTTGTTCTGCAGATTTTCGTTTTTGGCGTCCATCTTCTTGAATTTTTAAAGTTTCTGTAATGGTTTCGATTAACTTTTGATTCACTGATTTTAATGTATCAATTTCAATGATTCCTTTTTCCGACTCTCTCGCAATTTCTACCGTTCCCGACTTCAACATTTCAGCATTTTTTTGGATTAGATCGTTTGTTGTTTTGGAAACTTCTTTTTGTGCTTCCAAAGCTTTCCTTTGGCGTAACAAACCCAATGCGATCACGATTTGATTTTTCCAAAGAGGGATGGTATTTAAAATTGAACTTTGAATTTTTTCAACAAGGACTTGGTTCCCGTTCTGAATGAGTCGAATCTGAGGTCCTGTTTGTAACGAAAGGATACGAGTAAGTTTTAGATCATGGATTTTTTTCTCAAATCGGTCCACCATTTGCACCATATCTTGGTACTGCTGTGAAGCCAAAGTATCCCCTTGGGCTTTTGCTTTTTCTAACATTTCGGGAAGGATTTTGTCTCGTAGTTCTTTTACCTTTTGGTCACCAGCAGCTATGTACACTTGGATTTCTTTAAAATATTCCAAATTTTTCTCATATAACGCCTGCAATAATGTTATGTCCTTTGTTAGGTTCGTGCGTGCAGTGTGTAACTCATCCACAATTTTTTCAATTTGGGACTGCAGATCTTCAAATTTTGCCAAAAACTTTCTGGAAGCGTCAAAAAGACCACCTATGAGTGGAATCTTCGATAATGTCCCACCCTCACCTGCAAAACTATCCAAATTTAAATCTTTGATTTTGAATAATAAATTGTTTAACAGTTCACCAGCATATCCCGAATCTTTAGTCTTAATTTCAGATAAAACCTTATCGGCAAATTCAGAAACCTTCGCTTGAGCAGAGGCTCCGTAGGAAACTACATCGTTTGGACTATTGAGTTTGATTTGTCCAGTTAGCTCCTCTACCTTTTGTAAATCTTCCTTTGTCAGTTGGAGTTCCGGGTCATTCGTTTTCAGTTCCAAAGAGTCCATTGAGTTTCTGTCCTTTATCTTTTCTCATAAAGATAGGATCGTTTTTTGAATATGAATCAAGCAGAAAACACGAAGGTGCGAAAACATGAACTAGTAAATTTATTTCTCTGAAAATTCGATCCAAAACTGAGGTTTGGTGACAATTTGATTGCATGGATTGTTATAACTGATACATTCCTGCGAGAAAAAATATGCTAAATAAAGATTTGAAATTACCTGCCCTCCTCCCACAAGTTCTGACTGTTGATGTGACAACACTTGACAACCGTTTGATTGACCAATCAGAAGTACGAACTCTGTTGTTACGACTCCGCTACCGAAATTACCATCATTACTTAATCATTAAGTTTTTGGTATGTACCGGCCTTTCACTCCCTGAACTCATCCATCTCAAAATATCTGACTTCAATGCGGAACGCACTATCTTTAAATTAAAGAACGGTGGTCGTTTGCAAAGAAGGAAGATCTTCCTTGAGCCTAATTTGGCTTTGGAGCTTTATCGTTACTCGTCTGAATTTTCTCCTACAGATTATTTATTCCCTGGCCGTTATGGAAAGTTACGCACGAGAACAGTTCAGAAAATTCTTAAGAATGCAAGTAACCTCATTTCACGAGAAATCCACATACCCTTCCTTCGTGATGTGATCGCATTAGATCTTTTCAAAAAAGGTTTTCCTGTTTGGGAAATCCAAGAGTTTTTGGGACATAGAACCACTCGCTCCACCAAGCAAAGAATATTATTGCACATTCCGGTCGAAGAACGAACAGATCCGCGACTTTTTAACCGAAACAAAAACCAAGCAGCGTAAAAATTTCTTGAACCTTTGGTGTTTTCAGAGATTCTAGTCTCCAAGTAGGCTCGCCTTGGAAATAAAGACCAAAAAAATCGGAAAGCACACACTCGTACACCTTAACGGTCGTTTGGACATTACCCATTCGGATGAAGTGGAGGCCAAATTGGCCGACGACGTGCAAAACGGCGAGGGAGATATTATCATCAACTTAGAGCTTATCTCCTATATCTCTTCTTCTGGAATTCGTATCTTTGTTGGGATGGTTCGAGAATTGGACAAACAAGGAAGAAAGTTAAAACTCTGTTGCATCACACCCCCTGTCAAAAAGGTATTCGATGTAGTAGAGCTTCTGGACTTGTTCGAAGTTTTTGAAACGGAACAAGAAGCCGTTAATTCCCTTTCTAAATAAAATCCACGTGGCTTACGCCTCGTTCTTCATTATCTCTGCACTTTTTTTCTTCCAGGTTTGGATCAACCTGGATATCTTCCCGGTTGTTTGGCCTGATGAAGTTCTGTTTTTTTCTCCTTCCCTCTCATTTGCAACCGAAGGTCATTTCCAAACCAATGTTTTAAATGGACTAATCCCCGGTATGGAATCCAAAACTTTATGGATGCCTCCCTTATATTTTCTTTTCTCTGGCTTCACACTCTCTGTTTTTCCTGACTCACTCACAACTGTTCGCATTGCGAATGCCTTCATCGTTTATCTTACTGGTTTAGGATTTTATATTCTTTTGCGAAGACAATCCGTCTCAGAGTTTGCAAGCCAAATTGCTTTGGCCAGTTTATTGTGGGAACCTTTACTTTTCCGTTTTGGAACAGCAGCAAGAATGGAAGGACTTACTGCATTTTTCTTTATCCTGAGTCTACTTTTTGCAACTAACAAAAGATTTACGAATTTTTGGTCTCCCTTGTTAGCTGGAGTTGCTCTTTCCTTATCTTCATTATCACATCCTATCGGTGCATCCTTTGGATTAGTAACTTTATTTTTGGTATGGAGAAACTTTGGAATCAGATATTTTCCTTGGTTCATTCTCGGAGGAATCCTACCTATCATTTGTTGGTTGTATTACATTCATCCCAATTGGGATTGGTTTGAAATTCAATTTGGTGCTCAACTCACACGCAAAAGAAATTTACTCCAAACATTCACCCTGATTGACAAACTAAAAGTTTTTTCTTTTGGATTTGGATTTTCCAAAGTTCGTTTGATTGTGATTGTAATCGAACTTACCGCTTTAGTCTTTTTGGCCTTTCGAACACTCAAAGAATTCAAGACATTGAATCAAAAGTGGATCGTATTTTGGATTTGGATTTTTTCAGTTCTTTTGTCTTTATACACTTCATCCGAAGGATGGTATGTTTTTCATATTTTGTACCCACTCGCATTTGGGATGGCTTTGTTATGCGACACAAAAGGGTTTGATTCAAAGATCGCTTTTTTCGGAATCATACTATCACTTTCCAGCTTACTTTATACAAATCACATCCATTGGTTTCGAACTGATTCCAAACAAATTCTTGAATCCCACTTCCAACATTTGGAAATGAGTTTAAAAAATTCCAAATTTGTTTATCTGCAGGCACTTCCCGATCCGTACTTTGACTTACGAAAGAAAAGACCCGATTTGAATATTTTAGAATTTATTCCGGGAGAACTAGACATTCCTTCCGAGGCATACATCAAAACCATTCAATCCCGAGATAGTTTTGTATTTTATGATGACCAACTCATCAACCATGTGATCAAAGATATTTTAAAAAAATCCGCATGGAATCGAGAGGAATGGGAAATACCCGTTCCAAGTAATCATTGGTTACACTATAAAACCATTGTGTACACAAAAAAATGAATGAGCGGTTTTTATTCAGAACTTTATTGGTTCCAATCTTCAGTTTTCTTTTTTGTTTCAGTTGTTATCATTCCGATCATCCAACAAATCATTTTTTATCTCTTTTAGGAGGACTATCTTTGGAGAAACGCATAACAATTGTTGGAGACTCTCTAGGGCAGTGGTCTGATGGTTTTGGATTAAGAACAAAACTACCTCAAGAGTTCAAAATCACCGATATTTCAGTTGCCGGTTATACAACAGAAGACTGGTTACAAAACCGAAATCGGATGACTGAAATTCCAACTGATCTTTGGATCATAGAATTAGGGACCAACGATGCAATGGTCTATGGAACCAGTGGTTTTGAATCGAGAACATTAGAATTAATCTCTATTTTGCAATCCTCTCCAATTACAAAGATCCTTTTAACAACCATTCCATTAACCAATATGTCTTCTATTCGAGAAATCATTCGTTCAAACAACCAAATCCTTCGGCAACTGAAAGGTACAAAACCCAATGTCGATTTTGTAGAAATCGAATTGTTATTTGAATCGAATCCAGGAGAAATCCCATTGTATCCGGTCTCTGATCCCATTCACCCCAATCAATTGGGGTATGAACTCATGGGAGAAGCATACCGCAAAAAAATATTAGGAATTTAAATCTGCGAGGATTTTGAGACCCTTTAAAGTCATCATTGGATCAATTTCATCAAACACTTGGTTATGCGAAGCATGAATAGTGGTAACAAGACCACCAGTACCAACTACCACATAATCACCAGGATGTTCTTCTTTAATCGCTCTTACAATTTCTTTCAATAGTCCAATCCAACCAAAGAAAAATCCAGCCTGAATTGATTCTACCGTTGATTCACCTAATACGCGTTTGGGAGAACCAAAAACGATAGGAGGAAGTTGGGCGGTGTTACGCGTTAATGCGTCCATAGAAATTTTTAAACCTGGAGCAATGACTCCACCAACATATTCTGGTTTTTCGCTAATGACACAAAAGGTAGTGGCAGTTCCCAAATCAACGAGGATTGCTTTTTTTCCAGGATAGGTTTTGGCACAATAGGCTGCGTTTACCAATCGGTCTGCACCAATCTCAAAGGGGCGTGGATAACTAATACCAAAGTTAAGTTTCATTTGGTAATGAACACGTAGTGGATTTACATTAAACCAATCCTCTAACATTCGTTCTACGATTGGATTCAAAGAAGGAACAACACTAGAATAAATAGCCATTTTCACTCGATCAGCTTTTACATTCTCTTGTGTTAAAAATCCCTTCAAAAAAAGACCAAGTTCATCGGAAGTTCGATCCCTTCGAGTTACCGTTCTCTTATGAAAATCAGGAGTATCCTCACCTTCACGAAAAACTCCAAATACAGTGTTTGTATTTCCTACATCGATTACTAATAATAATGGTGATTCTGACATTTATATAATCCGAAAATTTGGTGAAGTGTCCATAAGTTCAATCTTTTCGCCGGTTTCCGTCATAATGAGAAGGAATCCTAATTCATCAATTCCCAAAACACGGCCACGAACCATTCTGGATTGCCATTCGGTTTCAATGACTTTGTGTTTTAATAAGGAATGATCTTCGATCCAAACCAAATCCTTTAAAATTTGTCCTTGGTCGAGTAAGGAAATCACAGCTTGGTTGATGTCTAGAATCAACTGATTGACAAATCTTTCTAAAATACCTTCACTCAATGGTTCGTCACATAAAAAAGTAGCCTTCTCTTTCAAAGTTTCAGGAATACTCCTTCCAAAAAAATTGAGTCCAATTCCAATCACCACTTCAAAAATCCCATTTGTGAATTCGGATTGAACCAATATTCCTGCTACTTTTTTATCTCCGCGATAGATATCATTCGGCCACTTGACGGTTGTATCTTGTTCTCGTTCTGGAAAAAAATGATAAGTGGTTTTTAAAACAGCAGAGGATACAAATATGGATAACAAAGGAAGGGAAATTTCCGCTGCAGAAATTCTAATTTTCCCGGAAAAAATCAAAGGATCTTCACCTAACGATTGCCAAACATTCTGTCCGCGGCCTTTCCCCGCAGTTTGTTCTTCAGCAATCACCCATGAACCAAAAGGAATTTTTTCATCACGAATCCACTCGTTGGTGGAAGTGACAGTAGGAAGCCTATGACCCAATTCTGATTTTAACAATCTATATTCCATGCGTCTATTTCTCTTTCGATTCGGATTGACGAAAGTAAAAAATCTATTAGATTGAAAGTATGAAACTATCTGGAAATACAGTACTTGTCACTGGTTGTGGTATGGGAATCGGAGCTTTAACAGCAGAACGATTGGCCAAAGAAGGGAATGATATTATAGGTGTAGATATCAAACTACCAATCCTAAAAGAAATCCAAACCAAAGTGGAATCGCTTGGTAGAAAATTTTACGGCTTTGCTTGCGACCTTTCCAAAGAATCAGAGATAGAATCTCTAATCAAACAAATCCAAAAGAAAAAACTGACCTTCCAAATTTTAGTCAATAATGCCGGGATTGCTCCCAGCGGATATTACGAAGGAAAGGATTTTTCCGTCTGGAGTAAGGCAATTCAAATCAATGTGGCCGGACCCATGAAGTTGGTTTATCTTTCTCTTCCTATCCTGCGGGAACAAAAAGAAGCGGCAATTATCAATTTAGCAAGTATCGCCGGAAAATTTGGTACAGAAGGAACTGTAACTTATTCAGCAACGAAACACGCAATGGTTGGGTTTTCCCAAGCTTTAAAAATGGAGCTTTATGATACCCAAATCGGTGTTAGTTGGATTTGTCCAACAATGGTCAATACCAGAATGATCGACGGAGTCAATCCCTCTCTTTTCACCCCAGTGATTGAACCTTCTCAGGTTGCAGATGCCATTGTCAAAGCGATCCAAAAGAATCCTGGTGAAGTTTTGGTTCCGTCTTATTTGCGGGCCTC is a genomic window containing:
- a CDS encoding glycosyltransferase, translating into MNIHQFSAGFQLGDAISQEMLEIKRLLSKEGYNGKIFAENVFSHDRKYAEKLTKANIKPDDVLVYHHSIHSEALDFILKFPNRKILIYHNVTPEDFFTGYDLKFSYLLRKGREDLEMIRDIFHHSFAVSNFNLLELQELGFKNARLLPLHLNFQKWKDVPRDLKLKTFAYPSFLFVGRIAPNKRQDDLIRFARTWKSKMGNQFSMRMLGFCNPNQQSYLDELNFMIHHLDLSDEVKIISYVDETMLKKIYSESNMFLSMSEHEGFCVPLMEAMYFHLPVVAFAAGAIPETLDHSGILFDSKDFDSLVPLVDTVFQNSEFRNSIIGAQNIRLDDYLKSTSILPILEVVRN
- a CDS encoding glycosyltransferase family 4 protein, whose amino-acid sequence is MAKILIITARFLEQASGGAEKLAYDYASILSEFNDVTVCTSSAKDYVSWKNEFPKGDRVENSIRVKRFPVTQTRNIKKMNHLLNQCLEKGDSVSEKEQWEFLKEQGPFCPDLVKYVTKEQKSYDLAILIGYLYYPVVASIPNLEIPFVIVPTFHDEPPFRLPIYRKTYSNHYFYSFNAPEELSVYESYSKQKLSSYFLIGTYLVDRFEKEKSKISNSNQLITIGRIEPAKGYPDLFHYFENWKLYSNRTDVSIKCLGSISSLEIPKDPLITFTGFVSEEEKISEIQKSFLLLNPSAFESFSISIMEAWIQEKPVLVNANSSVMRGHCLRSQGGLYYSDSLSFQRTLDFLLENRDLACRLGRNGREYVLKNFTKDVIRNKLNQMVSILLG
- a CDS encoding inositol monophosphatase family protein, translating into MQSELLDRSYHFLNFLPEVAEFLVQKHKESGLKVDEKGLYNLVTEADLKAESMILDEIQKNFPLDGILSEERGKIDGKSGYTWVVDPLDGTTNYTHGLPLYGISVGVVETESMTPVIGMVFFPELNTYYHAIKGQGAFREKTPIQVSKTSSLKDSLFVTGFPYDRNLSLDTLMQYYKSILQKSRGIRRTGAATLDLCWLAEGKFEGYYELGLKPWDMAAAGLIVLEAKGKITSMDGNDFSILIPSLLASNGLVHEYLLAEFEGQINRVVY
- a CDS encoding DUF4870 domain-containing protein, with amino-acid sequence MSEVQLEQNQEERKWARRAHLSTILTYPMALLPFPFFISSIGAMVYPFVLWLSRNKSSYSAKQSLEAIYLQALLSLGFFGFGTKFGNDRVLLVFSYVLMAFIHVVFLGIAIYRTTIGKAHHYPFSFFPFLFSSNQTKENWNELKKKFEDKVEFSEYKSQMEKLDGFRITTEKESKSLKDLNLQGLCNEYLHSLSDLRVKLADDPLSYRKAKQFLNYFPETVSKILNQYNQLSSEVNSPESEKRKTELSSLLSEVIKTTEQVRNKLKADETLNLDVEITAMKKNIEFGGY
- a CDS encoding toxic anion resistance protein gives rise to the protein MDSLELKTNDPELQLTKEDLQKVEELTGQIKLNSPNDVVSYGASAQAKVSEFADKVLSEIKTKDSGYAGELLNNLLFKIKDLNLDSFAGEGGTLSKIPLIGGLFDASRKFLAKFEDLQSQIEKIVDELHTARTNLTKDITLLQALYEKNLEYFKEIQVYIAAGDQKVKELRDKILPEMLEKAKAQGDTLASQQYQDMVQMVDRFEKKIHDLKLTRILSLQTGPQIRLIQNGNQVLVEKIQSSILNTIPLWKNQIVIALGLLRQRKALEAQKEVSKTTNDLIQKNAEMLKSGTVEIARESEKGIIEIDTLKSVNQKLIETITETLKIQEDGRQKRKSAEQEMIKIESEIKQKLLESK
- a CDS encoding site-specific integrase, with translation MLNKDLKLPALLPQVLTVDVTTLDNRLIDQSEVRTLLLRLRYRNYHHYLIIKFLVCTGLSLPELIHLKISDFNAERTIFKLKNGGRLQRRKIFLEPNLALELYRYSSEFSPTDYLFPGRYGKLRTRTVQKILKNASNLISREIHIPFLRDVIALDLFKKGFPVWEIQEFLGHRTTRSTKQRILLHIPVEERTDPRLFNRNKNQAA
- a CDS encoding STAS domain-containing protein, encoding MEIKTKKIGKHTLVHLNGRLDITHSDEVEAKLADDVQNGEGDIIINLELISYISSSGIRIFVGMVRELDKQGRKLKLCCITPPVKKVFDVVELLDLFEVFETEQEAVNSLSK
- a CDS encoding dolichyl-phosphate-mannose--protein mannosyltransferase; translated protein: MAYASFFIISALFFFQVWINLDIFPVVWPDEVLFFSPSLSFATEGHFQTNVLNGLIPGMESKTLWMPPLYFLFSGFTLSVFPDSLTTVRIANAFIVYLTGLGFYILLRRQSVSEFASQIALASLLWEPLLFRFGTAARMEGLTAFFFILSLLFATNKRFTNFWSPLLAGVALSLSSLSHPIGASFGLVTLFLVWRNFGIRYFPWFILGGILPIICWLYYIHPNWDWFEIQFGAQLTRKRNLLQTFTLIDKLKVFSFGFGFSKVRLIVIVIELTALVFLAFRTLKEFKTLNQKWIVFWIWIFSVLLSLYTSSEGWYVFHILYPLAFGMALLCDTKGFDSKIAFFGIILSLSSLLYTNHIHWFRTDSKQILESHFQHLEMSLKNSKFVYLQALPDPYFDLRKKRPDLNILEFIPGELDIPSEAYIKTIQSRDSFVFYDDQLINHVIKDILKKSAWNREEWEIPVPSNHWLHYKTIVYTKK
- a CDS encoding SGNH/GDSL hydrolase family protein; protein product: MEKRITIVGDSLGQWSDGFGLRTKLPQEFKITDISVAGYTTEDWLQNRNRMTEIPTDLWIIELGTNDAMVYGTSGFESRTLELISILQSSPITKILLTTIPLTNMSSIREIIRSNNQILRQLKGTKPNVDFVEIELLFESNPGEIPLYPVSDPIHPNQLGYELMGEAYRKKILGI
- a CDS encoding type III pantothenate kinase translates to MSESPLLLVIDVGNTNTVFGVFREGEDTPDFHKRTVTRRDRTSDELGLFLKGFLTQENVKADRVKMAIYSSVVPSLNPIVERMLEDWFNVNPLRVHYQMKLNFGISYPRPFEIGADRLVNAAYCAKTYPGKKAILVDLGTATTFCVISEKPEYVGGVIAPGLKISMDALTRNTAQLPPIVFGSPKRVLGESTVESIQAGFFFGWIGLLKEIVRAIKEEHPGDYVVVGTGGLVTTIHASHNQVFDEIDPMMTLKGLKILADLNS
- a CDS encoding biotin--[acetyl-CoA-carboxylase] ligase; protein product: MEYRLLKSELGHRLPTVTSTNEWIRDEKIPFGSWVIAEEQTAGKGRGQNVWQSLGEDPLIFSGKIRISAAEISLPLLSIFVSSAVLKTTYHFFPEREQDTTVKWPNDIYRGDKKVAGILVQSEFTNGIFEVVIGIGLNFFGRSIPETLKEKATFLCDEPLSEGILERFVNQLILDINQAVISLLDQGQILKDLVWIEDHSLLKHKVIETEWQSRMVRGRVLGIDELGFLLIMTETGEKIELMDTSPNFRII
- a CDS encoding SDR family NAD(P)-dependent oxidoreductase; protein product: MKLSGNTVLVTGCGMGIGALTAERLAKEGNDIIGVDIKLPILKEIQTKVESLGRKFYGFACDLSKESEIESLIKQIQKKKLTFQILVNNAGIAPSGYYEGKDFSVWSKAIQINVAGPMKLVYLSLPILREQKEAAIINLASIAGKFGTEGTVTYSATKHAMVGFSQALKMELYDTQIGVSWICPTMVNTRMIDGVNPSLFTPVIEPSQVADAIVKAIQKNPGEVLVPSYLRASIVILPALFPKFSLWLAVKTKASKGWLLANKGLEKNIPV